A genome region from Streptomyces pratensis includes the following:
- a CDS encoding GNAT family N-acetyltransferase, with amino-acid sequence MSVRTTQLWSLRPAVPGDLEAMAELRAVVMRADLERLGRYDEHRVRQRLRDAYAPEHTSVVQADGVLAGCVALRPVEDGWWLEHFYLAPELQGRGIGTAVLTGLLARTDAEGAPVRLDVLQGSAARGLYERHGFTVEREDPVDVYMVRPPGA; translated from the coding sequence ATGTCTGTACGTACCACTCAGCTGTGGTCCCTGCGGCCCGCCGTCCCCGGGGACCTCGAAGCCATGGCCGAGCTCCGGGCCGTCGTCATGCGCGCCGACCTCGAACGGCTGGGCCGGTACGACGAGCACCGCGTGCGGCAGCGCCTGCGCGACGCCTACGCCCCCGAGCACACCTCCGTGGTGCAGGCGGACGGGGTCCTCGCGGGCTGCGTCGCCCTTCGGCCCGTCGAGGACGGCTGGTGGCTGGAGCACTTCTACCTCGCCCCGGAGCTCCAGGGCAGGGGCATCGGCACGGCGGTGCTGACCGGCCTCCTCGCGCGTACGGACGCAGAGGGCGCGCCGGTCCGCCTGGACGTCCTGCAGGGCAGCGCCGCCCGTGGCCTGTACGAGCGCCACGGCTTCACCGTGGAGCGGGAGGACCCGGTTGACGTCTACATGGTCCGCCCGCCCGGCGCCTGA